From a region of the Zingiber officinale cultivar Zhangliang chromosome 4B, Zo_v1.1, whole genome shotgun sequence genome:
- the LOC121975326 gene encoding probable serine/threonine-protein kinase At1g54610 produces MGCLCSKGLLDEDGVPDRSKSLNRIVTFSQKDEVVTAIVTATLSGNHSSARFSSKRYENSDTSSSVSSEEEEDSTAVQSTGHVGAHNRRATVDVGAQKNGSSVMGSSRNIEGDLGIGSVPNGLAGEQVAAGWPSWLTDVAGEAINGWLPRRGDSFEKLDKIGEGTYSHVFRARDLETGKIVALKKVRFVNMDPESVCFMAREIRILRRLDHPNVIKLEGIITSRMSCNLYLIFEYMEHDLAGLAARSSVRFTEPQVKCYVKQLLEGLDHCHSRGVLHRDIKGSNLLINNSGILRIADFGLATLLTVDPNQQLTSRVVTLWYRPPELLLGATEYGAAVDLWSSGCILAELFAGRPIMPGRTEVEQLHKIFKLCGSPSEEYWEKSKLPHATIFKPQHQYRCCLTETFKDFPPTALSLLDHLLAIEPEKRGTVASALQSKFFTTMPFACDPSSLPKYPPSKEYDAKLQDEARRQRAAARASESVRPHNRVSRAMPAQERQNSHGYLNTKSIGKKYEEQDDAASGFPMEPPGGPSQNVSSHPGIHPNALVSTLSGRKQEQARHAPSRTYSSMRVPNGLQLRPQTSYRPHLGGADFSDISGSFATRGNAGSQQNQLDGGRHAEHKKNDIVIAKEPAQVYGHPIRRIHYSGPLMPPGGNMEDMLKEHEKQIQQAVRKSRKNF; encoded by the exons ATGGGCTGCCTTTGTTCCAAGGGCTTGCTTGATGAGGATGGTGTGCCGGATCGATCTAAGTCCTTGAACCGTATTGTCACATTCTCACAGAAAGACGAGGTTGTGACTGCCATCGTTACTGCAACACTTAGTGGAAACCATAGCAGTGCTAGATTTTCATCCAAGCGATATGAGAATTCAGACACCAGCTCCTCTGTCTcctcggaggaagaagaggattCCACAGCCGTTCAGAGTACCGGCCATGTCGGAGCACACAACAGACGAGCCACTGTGGACGTTGGAGCACAAAAAAATGGCTCCAGTGTTATGGGTTCTTCTCGCAATATCGAAGGTGATTTGGGAATTGGTAGTGTGCCCAATGGGCTTGCAGGGGAGCAAGTAGCAGCAGGTTGGCCTTCTTGGCTTACAGATGTTGCTGGGGAAGCAATAAACGGGTGGCTACCCAGGAGAGGTGACTCATTTGAGAAATTAGATAAG ATTGGAGAAGGAACTTATAGTCATGTCTTTAGAGCCCGTGATCTTGAGACTGGTAAAATTGTTGCTCTCAAGAAAGTGAGATTTGTTAATATGGATCCAGAAAGTGTTTGCTTTATGGCAAGGGAAATTCGTATTCTACGGAGACTTGATCACCCAAATGTCATAAAGCTTGAAGGAATAATCACGTCACGAATGTCATGCAACTTGTATCTCATATTTGAATATATGGAGCATGATCTAGCTGGACTTGCAGCAAGATCTAGTGTCAGATTCACTGAGCCACAG GTAAAGTGTTATGTGAAACAGCTGCTTGAAGGCCTTGATCACTGTCATAGTCGTGGGGTCTTGCATCGAGATATAAAGGGctcaaatttattaattaacaATAGTGGCATACTCAGAATAGCAGATTTTGGCCTTGCAACATTACTCACTGTTGACCCAAATCAACAGTTGACAAGTCGCGTAGTAACCTTGTGGTATAGGCCTCCTGAGCTTTTGCTCGGTGCCACAGAGTATGGTGCTGCTGTTGATTTGTGGAGCTCTGGTTGCATTCTTGCAGAATTATTTGCTGGGAGGCCGATCATGCCTGGAAGAACTGAG GTGGAACAACTGCACAAGATCTTCAAGCTCTGTGGTTCACCTTCAGAAGAGTACTGGGAGAAATCAAAGCTACCCCACGCGACCATATTCAAACCTCAGCATCAGTATAGGTGCTGTCTCACTGAGACTTTCAAAGACTTCCCACCTACAGCTTTATCTCTCCTCGATCATCTTCTTGCTATAGAACCAGAGAAAAGGGGAACTGTTGCCTCGGCTCTCCAAAGTAAG TTCTTCACAACAATGCCATTCGCCTGCGATCCTTCAAGTTTGCCTAAATATCCTCCAAGTAAAGAGTATGATGCCAAACTTCAGGACGAGGCTAGGAG GCAGAGGGCAGCCGCCCGGGCATCTGAATCAGTCAGGCCACATAATAGGGTTTCCAGAGCAATGCCAGCACAAGAACGGCAG AATTCACATGGATATCTGAATACGAAAAGCATCGGCAAGAAGTACGAAGAACAGGATGATGCTGCATCTGGGTTCCCAATGGAACCTCCTGGAGGACCATCACAAAATGTCTCCTCTCATCCTGGCATTCACCCGAATGCATTGGTTTCTACTTTGTCTGGGAGGAAACAAGAACAGGCCCGTCACGCTCCAAGCCGGACGTATTCCTCAATGAGGGTGCCAAATGGTCTTCAGTTAAGGCCACAGACGTCGTACCGGCCTCACCTAGGCGGTGCCGATTTCTCAGACATCTCAGGTTCATTTGCCACGAGAGGCAATGCTGGCTCTCAACAAAATCAACTTGATGGAGGTCGACATGCTGAACATAAGAAAAACGACATAGTCATTGCCAAGGAACCAGCACAA GTATATGGACATCCTATAAGAAGAATTCACTACTCAGGCCCTTTGATGCCACCGGGCGGAAACATGGAAGACATGCTCAAAGAGCACGAGAAGCAGATCCAACAGGCTGTTCGTAAATCGCGGAAGAACTTCTGA
- the LOC121975329 gene encoding probable DEAD-box ATP-dependent RNA helicase 48 yields the protein MPSLVFSPAAVSIPRFPVLTSTLSSTRFLSGAHQLSVLQPLRGRRELVIRMGGGPRTYPGGVSKWQWKRMQANKAKQLLKARLCRERQLYEMRKRAELRAAASELERPWEVVERAPNLFSVSADDQLRALADRFQRPGSFDMWNDRDGPQVFRSPVDGLPSARFFPEGAVHSVKPYGVAAEPREDGETDDWIPSGGSGRSRRRSRSLDSHEDESTDVAAKNLDDETHKNTTFFTSKNSRPLTNFNTPDKIARKDWKISPREGGARDSRKKMAASDTKQRFGWKEFDETNENLKNLKLETGEANSVRKKMSSRNHGNSRSQGFRTRHSSNVVENTAFQRVKMDRMGSYSKHSNTRFKVGRRTLRPTTELFDGESSDRRENSMRGGDDGFRRNLDI from the coding sequence ATGCCGTCTCTAGTTTTTTCCCCCGCCGCCGTCTCAATCCCTCGCTTCCCCGTCCTCACTTCGACCCTTTCCTCCACCCGATTCCTCTCCGGCGCCCACCAACTCTCCGTCCTCCAACCCCTCCGCGGCCGCAGAGAGCTCGTGATCCGCATGGGCGGCGGGCCACGGACGTACCCTGGCGGCGTATCCAAGTGGCAGTGGAAACGGATGCAGGCCAACAAAGCGAAGCAGCTCCTCAAGGCTCGCCTTTGCCGCGAGCGGCAGCTCTACGAGATGCGCAAGCGGGCGGAGCTACGCGCCGCCGCCTCCGAGCTCGAGCGCCCCTGGGAGGTCGTCGAGCGCGCCCCAAATCTCTTTTCCGTCTCCGCCGATGACCAACTCCGGGCCCTCGCCGACCGGTTCCAGCGCCCCGGCAGCTTCGACATGTGGAACGACCGGGACGGGCCGCAGGTGTTCCGCTCGCCCGTCGACGGGCTGCCGTCGGCCAGGTTCTTCCCCGAGGGCGCCGTGCACAGCGTGAAGCCCTACGGCGTCGCAGCGGAGCCGAGAGAGGACGGAGAAACGGATGATTGGATTCCCAGCGGAGGAAGCGGAAGGAGTAGGAGGAGATCAAGATCATTGGATTCACATGAAGATGAATCTACCGACGTCGCAGCGAAGAATCTGGACGACGAGACGCATAAAAATACGACCTTCTTTACATCAAAGAACTCACGACCTCTGACGAATTTCAACACTCCAGATAAAATTGCAAGGAAAGATTGGAAGATTTCTCCGAGAGAAGGTGGTGCCAGGGATTCCAGAAAAAAAATGGCGGCTTCTGATACGAAGCAAAGATTTGGTTGGAAAGAATTCGATGAAACTAACGAAAACCTGAAGAACTTGAAATTGGAGACCGGAGAAGCTAATTCTGTGAGGAAGAAAATGAGTTCAAGAAACCATGGCAACAGCAGGAGCCAAGGATTTAGGACTCGGCATAGTTCTAATGTAGTTGAAAACACTGCTTTTCAGAGAGTAAAAATGGATAGAATGGGGAGCTACAGCAAGCACAGCAACACTAGGTTCAAGGTGGGGAGAAGAACATTGCGACCGACCACCGAATTGTTCGACGGGGAAAGTAGCGATCGGAGGGAGAATTCCATGCGAGGAGGAGATGATGGCTTCAGGAGGAACTTAGATATTTGA
- the LOC121975330 gene encoding cytochrome b-c1 complex subunit 9, mitochondrial-like, whose translation MASAASRVGGRGGGLWDGLYRVLMRRNSVYVTFIVAGAFVGERAVDYGVHKLWEYNNVGKRYEDIPVLGQRPTE comes from the exons ATGGCGTCGGCAGCAAGCAGAGTCGGAGGGCGCGGCGGTGGGTTGTGGGATGGGTTGTACCGCGTTCTGATGCGCCGCAACTCCGTCTATGTCACATTCATCGTGGCTGGAGCCTTTGTCGGAGAACGG GCTGTTGACTATGGTGTTCACAAGCTTTGGGAATATAATAATGTTGGG AAGAGATATGAAGATATTCCAGTATTGGGGCAAAGGCCGACAGAATGA